TACAGATGGCGGTAACAATCGCTTCGGATGTGGAAAAATCCCTGCAGACGGGCGGGGAGCGGCTCTCGTTTATTTCAGACAGCACCGAAACACGCGACGGTCTTGATATCGTTGTCGGTTCCCAGCATATCGGCCTTCTGATCTCCCAGAAGATCACTGCTGAACTGGGAGGAAAATACACCACCCACCCGAAGCTTGTCGGGGAAAAGAACGGGCGACAGCTCTTCCGGATCACGTATTCGGTGCGTCTTCCCAGGTTCCAGCGGTGCGATGTGATCAGATTCCGGGGAAGATACGGGGAGATTATACAGGTGGATCCCCATGCCATGCGGGTATTTGATTTTAAGGACGGGGCGGTAAAGAACGTCCGGGAGGACGAGATCGAAAAGATCATCGGGAACGCACGCAATGCGCAGGAAGCTCTCGTCGCATATTCCTCCCAGAACACACTTGGGGTGATCGATCCCTCCTCGTTCACAACGCGGGAGTGTCCCGCCACCGCCAGCCAAAGGGACATACAGCCGGGACAGCACGTGCTTGTCCTTCGCGATGGCGATCACCTTATCGTTCTGGGGTGAAGCATGAAAGTCCGTGTGGCAGCAAAAGACCTTCTCGACTCATCAGCCCGCCAAGACTGGGTTGACCACGGGCGCAGGCCATATGTCAAGGGAGATACGGCTTATATACCCGTGCGTGAAGGGTGCGCCTTTGACTGCGAACTCCCTGATCGTGCACCATATTCCGGGAGAGGATATTTTATGATGGGGGACGTTGCGGTGCTCCATGGCAGGATGCCATCGGATAAGGAGATCAAGGGGATCATCAACTTCCGGCACCCAAAAGGAATCCTCTTGATCCATTCCTTAAATGACTGCACCCGGACCCCGGATACCAAAATTCTGTATGGTGAAGTAGGAGATGTGCAGCACAAGGAGAATGGTTTTACCTACGTGCTTGACCCCCAAAGGGTCATGTTCGCGCAGGGCAACCGCGAAGAGAAGCGGCGGATGGCAGAATGTGTAAAGCGATCCGGCCATCCTGAACGCGTTGCAGACATGTATGCCGGTATCGGGTATTTTACCATCCCCATGGCGGGAAGCGGGGCATTTGTCGA
Above is a genomic segment from Methanoregula sp. containing:
- a CDS encoding 60S ribosomal export protein NMD3 produces the protein MGIKDRFCPNCGRPSDRQGLCDRCRVEKTRWVSCDAKVKCIHCPGCGALKQGNTWTDTDRERSLLAPEIARSAVHLHPDVKNVHIDTRIAGLSANRSRAVLNIQGILYGKEVGATCDTEIAWQREQCDRCNRISGSYYEGVVQVRAQGRLPSSYEIQMAVTIASDVEKSLQTGGERLSFISDSTETRDGLDIVVGSQHIGLLISQKITAELGGKYTTHPKLVGEKNGRQLFRITYSVRLPRFQRCDVIRFRGRYGEIIQVDPHAMRVFDFKDGAVKNVREDEIEKIIGNARNAQEALVAYSSQNTLGVIDPSSFTTRECPATASQRDIQPGQHVLVLRDGDHLIVLG
- a CDS encoding SAM-dependent methyltransferase, with amino-acid sequence MKVRVAAKDLLDSSARQDWVDHGRRPYVKGDTAYIPVREGCAFDCELPDRAPYSGRGYFMMGDVAVLHGRMPSDKEIKGIINFRHPKGILLIHSLNDCTRTPDTKILYGEVGDVQHKENGFTYVLDPQRVMFAQGNREEKRRMAECVKRSGHPERVADMYAGIGYFTIPMAGSGAFVDAMEINPVAFEYLKKNIFINNLSDHVQASCGDCRNLLSGVYDRIVMGHFDSLPVLPLALRHVRQGGVIHLHSCGTIGSEIRSLLAGAGFSAEIHVHKVKKYRPHTWHMVWDIVVG